The following coding sequences lie in one Crassostrea angulata isolate pt1a10 chromosome 10, ASM2561291v2, whole genome shotgun sequence genomic window:
- the LOC128167475 gene encoding sodium/hydrogen exchanger 9B2-like, whose protein sequence is MSNGQYYVECQGNTSKSPDNERKSIVYKIVHALLPSSKSTQDADRSGSLSTCSGESVPLIFRGRCSQYAQFCVICASVWIVLFSVSGEQSLPGGNLFSLLVLFAGAVAGGHVFSLIHLPPLLGMLIVGGLLSNIPGVKVVGLGIDPKWSASLRKIALTVILLRAGLGLDPVALRKLSLTVFRVALIPCLFEVAANAVAARLLLDMPWDWAFMLGFALTAVSPAVVVPSLLTLSDAGYGLDKGIPTLVIAAATIDDVFNITGFGVLLGIVFSQGELALTIAKGPLEMLLGIVYGLVFGVFLWYFPSKDNDNVSFYRTVTLLGFGLVAVFGSSMIDLSGAGPLGCLTVGLVAAFGWRKQRQAGEKDQVAMASGVLWMLFQPFLFGLIGAAVKSEQIHDVRSLGLGTAVIAVGQSVRIGASVLSVLGTEFSTKERLFIAMARFPKATVQAAIGGLALDMALAGDNPEFVRLGTTVLTTAVLSIIITAPIGALAIALSGPRFLNKLDRKCTDLENSESTNHPENAAMLPSDSEQLVVTMETTH, encoded by the exons atgagtaaCGGCCAGTACTACGTGGAATGCCAAGGAAACACTAGCAAATCTCCGGACAACGAAAGGAAGtcaattgtttataaaatcgTCCACGCACTTTTACCCAGTTCTAAATCTACCCAGGATGCTGACCGTTCTGGTTCACTGAGCACGTGTTCAGGAGAAAGCGTTCCGTTGATATTCCGTGGAAGATGCTCACAGTATGCTCAGTTTTGTGTGATATGTGCCTCGGTCTGGATAGTTCTATTCTCGGTCTCGGGGGAGCAGTCCCTCCCCGGGGGAAACCTGTTCTCGCTCTTAGTTCTGTTTGCCGGTGCTGTGGCGGGGGGACACGTCTTCTCCTTAATACACCTACCTCCTTTGCTTG GGATGCTGATAGTCGGTGGTCTGTTGTCCAATATCCCAGGTGTGAAGGTAGTGGGATTAGGGATTGATCCCAAATGGTCCGCTTCACTCAG GAAGATAGCACTGACCGTGATCCTGCTGAGGGCGGGGCTAGGTCTGGATCCTGTGGCCCTCAGGAAACTCTCACTGACCGTCTTCAGGGTGGCTCTCATACCCTGCCTCTTTGAGGTGGCTGCCAATGCGGTGGCGGCTCGCCTCCTCCTGGACATGCCGTGGGACTGGGCGTTCATGTTAGG GTTTGCCCTGACGGCGGTATCCCCTGCCGTGGTGGTGCCCTCACTGCTGACCCTCTCTGACGCCGGCTACGGACTGGACAAGGGGATCCCCACCCTTGTGATCGCGGCCGCAACCATTGATGACGTATTTAACATCACGGGCTTTGGCGTACTGCTCGGAATCGTCTTCTCGCAAG GCGAGCTGGCGCTGACTATAGCCAAGGGTCCTCTGGAGATGCTACTGGGGATAGTTTATGGTCTTGTCTTTGGTGTTTTCCTGTGGTACTTCCCATCCAAAGATAAT GACAACGTGTCGTTTTACCGCACCGTGACACTGCTGGGGTTCGGTCTGGTGGCTGTCTTTGGTAGCTCCATGATTGACCTGTCCGGGGCCGGTCCTCTAGGCTGTCTGACCGTGGGGCTGGTGGCGGCCTTTGGGTGGAGAAAACAGCGACAGGCGGGAGAAAAA GACCAGGTAGCTATGGCCTCCGGAGTTTTGTGGATGTTGTTCCAGCCATTTTTATTCGGACTGATTGGGGCTGCTGTCAAATCAGAACAAATTCACGACGTAAGATCCCTAG GACTGGGGACCGCTGTGATAGCCGTAGGACAGTCCGTCAGAATCGGCGCCTCTGTACTGTCGGTGCTTGGAACAGAGTTCTCAACGAAAGAACGCCTCTTCATTGCAATGGCGCGATTTCCCAAAGCAACCGTTCAA GCGGCCATAGGAGGACTTGCCTTAGACATGGCCCTGGCCGGTGACAACCCTGAGTTTGTGCGGCTTGGTACCACCGTTCTGACCACTGCGGTACTGTCCATCATAATCACAGCCCCCATCGGCGCCCTGGCCATTGCGCTGTCGGGCCCAAGGTTTCTCAACAAACTGGACAGGAAGTGTACAGACCTTGAGAACAGCGAGAGTACCAATCATCCAGAGAACGCAGCTATGTTACCGAGTGATTCAGAACAACTTGTCGTTACCATGGAAACGACTCACTGA